A single region of the Branchiostoma lanceolatum isolate klBraLanc5 chromosome 1, klBraLanc5.hap2, whole genome shotgun sequence genome encodes:
- the LOC136436435 gene encoding biglycan-like isoform X1, with protein MAAVTSVRKTTVLTAVFLIWTSTLMVVEACPTQCACTDTTVNCTNLQLFSLPANIPADTTVLDLSYNNISSLLPDAFSTLLSLTTVDLQHNNISTVNETAFYRANVFTLSSLHTIDLSYNVLTSVPAVLQDGSLPGLLNLNLQHNKITGISANAFFAVINNGLLSLDLSNNLIEEVHLEAFRGTAPVINGTLDLSFNKIKTFPVLSTLNSVITVNLEGNQITEVPEHALPNYEAFPFSVSHVYLQNNSIRLVHNNSFHPDMKVLYLHNNELRDFPGFELWRLTELENLTLNDNPWGCCNDLLEFVLYVQNNTHRLAFVNDTGFADVECMDPLDMRGTDILSMNTSHLAEDDLCPVATAVAFRCDLLMTIVCLILAILKITEK; from the exons atggcggcggtgaCGTCGGTTCGTAAAACGACCGTGCTGACCGCTGTATTCCTGATCTGGACGTCGACATTG atgGTTGTCGAGGCGTGTCCGACTCAGTGTGCGTGTACCGACACTACCGTCAACTGCACCAACCTACAGCTCTTCTCTCTACCCGCCAACATCCCCGCGGACACCACGGTACTGGACCTGAGCTACAACAACATCTCCTCCCTCCTCCCGGACGCCTTCTCCACTCTGCTCAGTCTGACTACTGTCGACCTTCAGCATAACAACATAAG TACGGTGAATGAAACGGCGTTTTACCGTGCGAATGTCTTCACCCTGTCGAGTCTACACACCATCGACCTGTCCTACAACGTCTTAACGTCCGTTCCCGCTGTGCTGCAGGACGGGTCCCTACCGGGGCTTCTGAACCTAAATCtacaacacaacaaaatcaCCGGCATATCAGCAA ATGCGTTCTTCGCAGTAATCAACAACGGTCTCCTTTCACTCGACCTGTCAAACAACTTGATCGAAGAGGTCCACCTAGAGGCCTTCCGTGGAACTGCACCCGTGATCAACGGAACCTTGGATCTGAGCTTCAACAAGATTAAAACATTTCCTGTTCTGTCGACACTCAACAGCGTTATCACTGTTAACTTGGAAG GTAACCAGATCACCGAAGTCCCCGAGCACGCGTTACCCAACTACGAGGCGTTCCCCTTCTCCGTGTCGCACGTGTATCTCCAGAACAACTCCATTAGGCTGGTGCACAACAACTCCTTTCACCCGGACATGAAAGTACTCTACCTGCACAACAATGAG TTGAGAGACTTTCCTGGTTTCGAGCTTTGGAGGTTGACTGAACTTgaaaacttgaccttgaacgaCAACCCGTGGGGCTGCTGTAACGACCTTCTCGAGTTTGTGCTATATGTGCAGAACAACACACACAG ATTGGCGTTTGTTAACGACACGGGGTTCGCTGATGTGGAGTGTATGGACCCCCTGGACATGAGAGGGACTGATATCCTCTCCATGAATACCAGTCATCTGGCAGAGGACGACTTATGCCCCGTAGCCACTGCCGTTGCGTTTAGATGCGATCTTCTCATGACTATCGTTTGCCTCATTCTCGCGATCCTGAAGATTACAGAGAAATAA
- the LOC136436435 gene encoding biglycan-like isoform X2, which translates to MVVEACPTQCACTDTTVNCTNLQLFSLPANIPADTTVLDLSYNNISSLLPDAFSTLLSLTTVDLQHNNISTVNETAFYRANVFTLSSLHTIDLSYNVLTSVPAVLQDGSLPGLLNLNLQHNKITGISANAFFAVINNGLLSLDLSNNLIEEVHLEAFRGTAPVINGTLDLSFNKIKTFPVLSTLNSVITVNLEGNQITEVPEHALPNYEAFPFSVSHVYLQNNSIRLVHNNSFHPDMKVLYLHNNELRDFPGFELWRLTELENLTLNDNPWGCCNDLLEFVLYVQNNTHRLAFVNDTGFADVECMDPLDMRGTDILSMNTSHLAEDDLCPVATAVAFRCDLLMTIVCLILAILKITEK; encoded by the exons atgGTTGTCGAGGCGTGTCCGACTCAGTGTGCGTGTACCGACACTACCGTCAACTGCACCAACCTACAGCTCTTCTCTCTACCCGCCAACATCCCCGCGGACACCACGGTACTGGACCTGAGCTACAACAACATCTCCTCCCTCCTCCCGGACGCCTTCTCCACTCTGCTCAGTCTGACTACTGTCGACCTTCAGCATAACAACATAAG TACGGTGAATGAAACGGCGTTTTACCGTGCGAATGTCTTCACCCTGTCGAGTCTACACACCATCGACCTGTCCTACAACGTCTTAACGTCCGTTCCCGCTGTGCTGCAGGACGGGTCCCTACCGGGGCTTCTGAACCTAAATCtacaacacaacaaaatcaCCGGCATATCAGCAA ATGCGTTCTTCGCAGTAATCAACAACGGTCTCCTTTCACTCGACCTGTCAAACAACTTGATCGAAGAGGTCCACCTAGAGGCCTTCCGTGGAACTGCACCCGTGATCAACGGAACCTTGGATCTGAGCTTCAACAAGATTAAAACATTTCCTGTTCTGTCGACACTCAACAGCGTTATCACTGTTAACTTGGAAG GTAACCAGATCACCGAAGTCCCCGAGCACGCGTTACCCAACTACGAGGCGTTCCCCTTCTCCGTGTCGCACGTGTATCTCCAGAACAACTCCATTAGGCTGGTGCACAACAACTCCTTTCACCCGGACATGAAAGTACTCTACCTGCACAACAATGAG TTGAGAGACTTTCCTGGTTTCGAGCTTTGGAGGTTGACTGAACTTgaaaacttgaccttgaacgaCAACCCGTGGGGCTGCTGTAACGACCTTCTCGAGTTTGTGCTATATGTGCAGAACAACACACACAG ATTGGCGTTTGTTAACGACACGGGGTTCGCTGATGTGGAGTGTATGGACCCCCTGGACATGAGAGGGACTGATATCCTCTCCATGAATACCAGTCATCTGGCAGAGGACGACTTATGCCCCGTAGCCACTGCCGTTGCGTTTAGATGCGATCTTCTCATGACTATCGTTTGCCTCATTCTCGCGATCCTGAAGATTACAGAGAAATAA